Below is a window of Enterobacter kobei DNA.
CCATTCAAGGCGGGTTAAGGCCAGCGTCATGATCGCGCCAAGGGAGATGAACAGCACGATGGTGGCATAGCCCAGCCCACGCCCGGTGAGCGTCGCGCTGATAACGATAAACGCCATACAGGCCAGCGCCCAGCCTGCATCAAACCAGTGGCGACCGCGTTGCTCACGGCTCGCCGCGCTGAACGGGCGCAGTAGCAACAGGCTGGGCAGCACGTACCACAGCAGGCTGACGTTAAGATGTGACCAGGCGTAAGCGTCCAGAATTTCGTCTGCGGTCGATTCCAGCAGGCCATAATCCAGGCTCCAGCTCGGCAGCAGCGCGAACGCCAGCCAGCCTAAAAGCAGCCAAAGGAAGACCGCATCCCGCTTTTTCGCGGGATGGAGTGCAAGAGTGTGTGACATAAGTGATCCGGTGTTGGGAAAGTTGTAGGCCGGGTAAGGCGTTAACGCCGCCACCCGGCATTGACCGCCGTGGGGTTATTTCCCCATCTTCACATCGCTGACCCATTTATTGATCAGGGCCTTACGCACATCCGTTGAGCCGTACTTGTCCATGTCGTAGCTGATCAGCTTCAGGTCGTCGAGCTTGAGCGAGTTCGGCGAGGTTTCCGCTGTGGTGTTGGTCAGGATCTGATAGGACTTGCCCTTCTTCCACGCCAGCTCCTGCGCCTCTTTTGACAGCACCCAGTCAACGAACAGCTTCGCGTTGTCGGCATTGCGCGCGCCTTTCAGAATGCTGACGCCGCCAATTTCATAGCCGGTGCCTTCACAAGGAGAGATCAGCTCCAGCGGCGCGCCCTGCTCTTTTTCCAGCGAATAATCGTGCAGGAAGCCGATGCCGATAGCCGTTTCGCCACGCGCGGCGTTACGCGCCGGCGCGATACCGGATTTGGTGTACTGGGAAATATTGGTATTCAGCTGCTTCAGGTAATCGAACGCCTGGTCTTCGCCCCACAGTTGCACAAAGGTAGCGAGCGCGGTGTAGGCGGTGCCGGAGCTCTGCGGATCGGCAATCTGGATCTCACCTTTGTATTCCGGTTTGGTCAGATCTTTCCAGCATTTCGGGATCGGCAGGTTTTTCTCTTTCAGCTTCTCGGTATTGACCCCGAAGCCGAGAATGCCGACATACACCGCCGACGACAGGTTGCCTTTCACTTTGGCGGGATCGCGGAACTGCGTCATGATCTGCTCAAGGTTTGGCGATTTATACGGCTGCAACAGGCCCATCTCACCCGCCTGCGACTGCGGATCTAAGGTCCCGCCGTACCAGACGTCCGCCTGCGGGTTTTTCTTCTCGGCATCAACTTTCGCCAGCGTACTGCCGGAGCCGTTACGGATAAACGAGGTTTTCACGTCATACTTGTCGCCGAAGGCTTTGGTTTCGGTTTCACACATTTCATTGGTGGCGCTGCAATAGACCACCAGACGGCCTTTTGCCTGTGCGGCACCGCTTAACGTGGCAAGCGCGATGCCGGTGGCAACCAGCGTAGAGAGCAGGGTAACTTTCATGT
It encodes the following:
- a CDS encoding ABC transporter substrate-binding protein, translated to MKVTLLSTLVATGIALATLSGAAQAKGRLVVYCSATNEMCETETKAFGDKYDVKTSFIRNGSGSTLAKVDAEKKNPQADVWYGGTLDPQSQAGEMGLLQPYKSPNLEQIMTQFRDPAKVKGNLSSAVYVGILGFGVNTEKLKEKNLPIPKCWKDLTKPEYKGEIQIADPQSSGTAYTALATFVQLWGEDQAFDYLKQLNTNISQYTKSGIAPARNAARGETAIGIGFLHDYSLEKEQGAPLELISPCEGTGYEIGGVSILKGARNADNAKLFVDWVLSKEAQELAWKKGKSYQILTNTTAETSPNSLKLDDLKLISYDMDKYGSTDVRKALINKWVSDVKMGK